aaaaaacaagctGTGTTGTTGATGTTGAAATGTTGTTAAAATTATGAGacttaaaaaaatacaatgaaataatattatgtatatgtatatatatatatatatatatataaggtgTTATATAATAACGGCTTATACAAATACaaacaaaatgatattatttgataaaaaCAAACATTTCTTGTATCGACAAAAGTGGTGAGCGTgagttaaaaatattatatggaacaacaaataaaataaaataaaataaaataaaataaataaaaatataattaaactATGTGTAGAATGATATTAACTTATACCGttgttaataaaatatacatttatatatatacacacacacaaaaaaaaaaaaaaaaaaaactaaaacaaaaatataaaaaataaagaggaGATACAAGTATttgtacaaataaataatgaaattataaaaaagaaaaaatatgaaaagaaatttattcatatttatatttttcagtTTGAATGTACAACAATATATGTGTTAAATATCAAatctaataaaatatgttatgtaataaaatgcatacatacatacctacctacataaataaataaatatatatatatatatatatatatatatacatgtatccATTACAacaacaaataaacaaataaaaaaaaaaaaaattaaaaaaataaaataaaagttaaataatgaagtataatatatagctagccaatttaaaaaaaaaaaaaaaaaattatgaccagttcatatcttttattatgaattcaaaaaatatataaaaatatatttttatttaatatttttattatagcaatttttaatatattttaaatttcttCTCTATATGTTAACATTGAATAGAACCCCAATTACTTAATATGAGTCATGTGACTAAATATGTGATTATTTGaattcacaaaaaaaaaggttagatatataatattatgtatttataataatgtaatttTTGTTGACATTttgattataattaaattttttcacATATAATAACTTATCTTCTGtatgaagaaatatatatatatatatatatatatatatatatatatcaataataaaagtactatgaaataatatttatataatttattaaaaagatataattaaaatataaaaaatctaAATTCCATAAAATTTACCTGAAAAATGAACaatgtgttatatatatttatctatgtGTGAGGACAAATGTGACCTTCCTTTTTAGAtcaatatgaaaaatgaacaaaataatattttttatattaaatcgTAAGAAATATCTTTATAAGATTTGGGGAAATAATTTTTGTACAAACAAAATTGTAGACAATATTGGAATGAAAAGATTTTATAATAGCACAGGGAAAgaatatgtattaaaaaataaggatattcatagaaaaaagaaaagaaaccTATggttgaaaaaaattaatttaagtGAATTaccacataaaaaatatggaaataaaTTAGGATCAGTTgcgaaaaaattatatatgaatggtTTGTATCAAAATCTTGATAGAAATATGGAAAGATATAATAAggatgaatattataatgatgaaaataatgtttCTGTGGAGACTAATGGTCTTATGTCAAGTATAAAAAGCCAAATATCTTCAgttgataataatacaattatatgtaataatttagAATTGATTGAGGATAACCAAAATGCTtggaatattatatgtaatgaATTAAAATGTCATTTACCATTTTTACAACCGTATAGCATAACAGTGACATTGAATTATTTGTCAAAAATAAATTACGatgaatatgatatatttaaatttatagcAGATAATATTGATGAGAGATGGTTAAAAAACTTTAATATTAAAGatttgtcattattattattatcttattCAAgattgtatataaaatacgaTTCATTCATAAATCGTATAAGTAGAGAattgatatataaaataagttaTGCATCAGTAGATGAGTTATCAAAAATAGCATATGCATATaccaaaatgaaaatatatgattatgaggtttttcttcatttatgtaatgaaataaaatataaaataaaaaatgaaaaagatgatAAGGTTGTTTGTGAGCCCTTTTTcgaaaatttaaaagaaagcATGGAAGGTAATAATATTGCTGTTATAAATACagtacaaaatgaaaaaaaaaatataaacaaaaatataaatataaatgataataatagtaataataataagaagaacAAACTAAATAATTTCAGTTGTGAACATAAACGATTGGATTTAAAATCTTATGAAGATGTTCATGTAGAAATAGGAGAATATGGAAATACTCAAAaatttaatgataataataaaacgaataattgtaaaaaaaaaaaaaaagagtcTTATCATACTGATTATATAagtaaagaagaaaatggaGTAGGTATAGATTATAATGTGGATGATATAAATGttaaggaaaaagaaaataaaaaacattcTAGTTTGTGTctgtttttatattgtattgGTAAAATGAAACATCGTGATAATAAATTACTAGGTATAATTgctgaatatttaaaattacaaTATCTTAATAATATCGATATAAGTAACATGTGTTatacattttctttatataattattattatacaaatgatttttataaaagtttttgtttaaaaagtatggaaataataaatgatattgAACCATTACAAAGGGTTATCATTTTAACGTATATGCTAAAAAACCCCATGTTAGATATGgtgcatatatatgttatatatcttaaaaatataataaatgaaatgaataagaataaaatatacaaagaAAACTTATTTCtaaatttatgtataaatagTATATCATGTGATACATTTTTAAACTTCTTGTATGAATTGttatattcaaataaaaaaattatttctaAGGAAGAAAATCAGAAATAtatgacatatataatagataatgctttcataataataaatcttATACTAACTTATATAGacttttttataaagaataagaataaaaatatatcctcTAGAGATATTgctaaaatttttaatattctaataaaaatatataatatcaaaaatgacacattaaatatatctaaatataataatatgaaaccATTACAAGACATTATAAATTGTCTAAATGTTCAAATCGacaatatattaaacattataataaatgatataaataaaattcatatatttgacttaacaaatataaaaaagaacttGTTAaactttaaatataataataaccaaTATGATGAACAAGTTAAAACAATATTAAATTCTTTACGTTTATTGGTAAAATGATACGATTGGGttgaaagaaataaaaacaaagaaaatgcaatatatatataataatatatatatatatataaaatattatatattatatatattatattttatagcaTCACTTAATTatacattaatataattattataacaataaaaaattataaatgagtctattttttattttttttttttaattataaaaataaatgtattatctatgtggaaaaaaaaaaaaaaaaaaaaaaaaaaaaaaatatatatatatatatatatatatatatatatatttaaatattacaatattGTCTTTAAACTtgaatacaaataatatatataataaatacattattaaaaagaagaaatatatgaatgaatatattaacatgTTCCTTACTGtttctaataaattatacaaaaataaaatgaagcACATAAAatgatacatattataacatatgtacatatatatatatataaatatatatttttttttatgtgtatacatacacatatataaacacatgcttgcatatattaatttttttttattttttttatttttttttatttttttttttattttatttttttttatttttatttttttttatttttattttttttttttataatattcaagattatgatcatttatatgtacacataATTTTTGTGCttgtattaaaaagaatttcATTTGATggttaaattttttattttttattttttatcctttgttttaagtttattttttttattattttgatcaattaattttttcttatcatcAGAACTAAAGAATTTCTTAAATCCTTTTTTTGGTTGTATACTATCTtgtgtttgtttttttttattatcttcagggaaatcatttattttatcgacattttcattttgttcgtATGTACTgaacattttattttgtgaattttttttttgataaatgtttttttgcatattatcattaaacGAGTAATTTGTTTTTGGTTGAGCATTAATATCATTatctaaattattaaatgagGTATTCCGATCGTTTGAATAAATGTCACTATTGATTTGTTCATTATCATTTGGAAAGATAGAAAAACTTCtaagtttattattttcatatgcaTAATTTGatgtttttaaattataataatctcCATCATCATATGTAAAAGAttgatcatcattattaaaaatattattatgattttgataattattcatatgattagaatgtatattatttaatgagAAAGACTGtcgaaaattattattattattattattgttggcatcgtcataattattattatcatattgttCTGAATTTGAAGTCATttccttatttatataatgttgtTCCTGTacgtttttattattatcattatcttcttcttcttcttcctcCTCGTCagcatcatcatcattattattatcatatgttACATATGTTtgcttattatttttctcttcttttatatagAACATTGATTTTTTTTGGTCACCtactttattatcatttattaaagATGGTGAAGACCTATCAAtgtcatttttaaaattagattctaaattattattcatcattttgttattagtactattttctttatataaatttaaaaaattgtcattattaataattactTTTTGGTTATCATTTGAATACATAACATTTGAGATGTTcagattattttttattttggtctctgtaaaattataatttaaatgattagaagaagaattattatttgtatctctataaaatatattattattattattattattaaaattatttttgtctgtatttttattatttttcaaaagGTTACTGTTGTTCATTCtagatgaagataataaatcATCTTGACTATCTACTTGATTATGaatatgatttttattattaaaaatttgatTATTTTCTTCGTCATTAAAATTTgtcatatcattatttttaaattcttcatcttttttattaaaatgatatgtattctttttaatttgatTAGGAAACGAATTAGTTTTATCATGCATATGATATTCATAATTATGTTCATCATggttattttcatcataattatattgttcATCATTGTTATGTTCATCATAATTATGtttttcatcataattatattgttcatcataattatattcattattcttCATATTGATAAACGATTTTGTATAATCATAATGTGCATTTcttatattactattaatattttccttatcattatttaaatttccctcttcattattttttttttttaaattatgaaaattttcattaaatgaattatccaaatgaatattattagaatGGTCGTTCgtattaaatttattgttaaaaatgttttcattattaataataggaacattattaatatcttcattttttcgatatttatcataattataatctTCTTTTGTTTGTGAATCAGATGGAATAAatctattatttatattgtcatTCGTATAATCATTCGTATAATCATTTGTATAAtcatttgtataattatttgtgttttcctttatattttcataattatcattataatgatTACTATTAAACAAATATGTATTAACCTCGTTCATATTCTTATCATTTATTGTATTGCTTTTTCTAAAAGAACATGAAGGGGGtgttttaaataaatcatcacttttgtttttttctcctCCTTTTTcacttttgtttttttctcctCCTTTTTcacttttgtttttttctcctcctttttcatttttgtttttttctcctTCTTTTTCACTTTTGTGTTCCCTTTCTTGTTCCTTTTCATGTTCTTCTTCATTATgttgattaaaaaaaatattcatattattagatGTATTTAAATTACTAcccattttcattatattactATTTGTTGTGCTTCCTTTAATATTACTTAAATGGATAAAACTCTCTTCTTCTATATTATTGTGATTCTCATTTCGTTTCagatattctttattttccgtataatttttttctttttcattttcttgaTTATAcctttcatcattattttcttccaAAAAAATGGTTTTGTTATTTATGCCTTTATATGATTGtgcatcattattattttttattttattaacaaatatattatttaattcctTTTCATGTGCATCTCCAGGCCATTCATTTATAGGGACATTATTATGATCCATATGTTTGTCGACAGGACTTTTCATAGTATTATCATGTTGTATATTATTGAAGCCACTTGATTCTTcttcatattcttttttattctgATCAGTaggtgtattattatatacattatgatgtatattttgtatgtCTTGTCCTTCACcaaaattgttattattatttttaaaaaagatatcATCACCTTGATCTGATCccacaatattattattttggttaatattttgaatatcCTTTTTATGAACATTTTTATTGCTAATGTTGTCATTTCTATTATTTTTGGTTGAATCAATTGGTTCCTCATCTACATAAGTATTTCCTTTATTACTATCCATATTACTACTTAAAGGTACATGCTCCTTTTGATcgttaaaaatattttcactGAATTCATTTGTTGTAGTacttttgtttttgttcagagcattataattttgttgATTTGGGCGATCCGCCTGTAGATTCATTTCATCAGATTTATTTGTATGTACATGAGATTCATCAATATTTGTTTTAACAAAAtggttatcattattattactattatttaaatgattATTTCTTGATGAATAAATGGATGATTGATCTTCTTgtctatttttaataatattttctattaCTTTCAATTTCCTTTCCTTATCTAATCTAACACATAATGCTTTTTGAATTTCTTGAAGGATACATAACCTTGCATTCataataacattatttttttctttattacataattcttgatattctctttttaaattaacttctgttaatattaaattatttatagaattaaatgtttttgttttaaGATTCATTAATTCTTCATAATTTAGAACTTcatattcttcttttaattttttataaaagctTTCATCGactttatcattatttaaattggAAAGTTTATTATCTAAATGTTTGTTACTATCTTCAACATTGTTATTgaaaatatgattattattgtttatgTTGTTATAACTTTTTAATTTCCCTTGAAATTTATCTATATCATCTTTATACGTcgagaaaatattatttcttatatcaTTAACATTGGGAAGATtactattatcattattaacatttttatttatatcgctagctgaattattatatatatgattttcaTTTGATTGCATAAAATGGTTTGAACTTTTTTTGGGTTCATATTTGTATGTCTTATCATCATGTTGATCATAATTCAAAtgtttatctttttcataGGATGgacttttattaatattttgagTATTATTGAGGTTAGATTTGTTGGGTTgtacattataataataaggattATTAGTTCTGGTGTTATAAACcacattactattattattattattattattattgttcatgTGTTTAAAATTTGTGTCAGTTGATTTTGTGTTTGTttggtttatattattattgttatttttattaatatttatatcttctatAATTTgaggatatatataattcgtttccttctttttcttttcttttatacgATCTACTTCGTTAAGTAACATTTGTTTCGCTTTAAACAATCTCTTAAAATGATTATTGtgtctttttttaatatctgGACTTATATGTATACCTAATTTATCAGGATGccatttttttgataaattgGAAAAGGCTTGTTTAATTTCCGATATGgaacaatttttattaatatttaaaacttGAAAGGATGTAGCATTTATTTGagcttttaatttttcttctttttcatcaGGTTTGATATTACATTTTAaacacatatttttataaatcaaCAATGCATTATCATATTctaataaatattcatatgcTTGTATTTGTGTATCAAAAGCATTTACATATTtaggaatatattttaaacaattattacaattttcAATAACATCCATCCATTTATTAAGATGCATTAATGTCCTTGctctattataatataatttcccTATATTTTCATTCATTGATTTCCCTACTTTTACAGATTCtgataattttatttgtttttctaaTGCTTCAGTATATAGATCATATgctatattataatttgaatTCTTATAATTCTCAGCTCCTTTACCAGCGATATCTAAAATATAACCGGATATTAAATCAACTCgtatatcttcattttctatataatcTAAAggtgttttatttatattgtttttttcaaatatataattataatgttttcccgataattttaatatctttAAAACATCCagatttttcttttgtaatacataatgatatatattgtcACCATTAAATACATTTATCGGTTCTTTAGTAAAATTCAAATACATTCTATAAACAAATCGTTTTAGTTGTTCATTAGAGCAATAAAATAATGGATGTTTCATTTTGTAATTTACCATGTTCAAttgatttaaatttaatgGTTGCTTAACAACACAACTATTAATACAATGGTctctattaatattattattattgttcatattttcagaaaatatatattcgtCTGGTACATTACCATTAAGCAAGAGGTTAATCAATTTAATCTCCCTAACAAAAGAACCATCTGTTATTTTGATTTTGGTATCGAATAAGGTACCatcaaaaaattttataaataatgatttcTTTATAATTCTTAACCATCTATAATTATCACATTTTAaacatgatataaatattttatataaatttattatattcatatttttaaatattaataataaaataactgGACTAATAACTGATattctttctttatttttatcaaattcattattttctaattGTCTTATGACTTCCTTTTCTAAGATTTTTTGTGAAATATTATCacatctttctttttttaaacataaatgaatatgtaaaaatttcGATTCTACAAGACAGAACTCTTGTAAAAGTTTTAAAATCTTTTTATGATtacatatatctttattttctataataaAAGTAGAAATATAGGAACCATAAATTACAGATTTGGTTTGATCATCATATTTTTCGATATTCTTATCGTACGACATTCTtgaactttttatttttaatataaattcatcgacaatattatattcaatgGAATCACTACATCCATATTGAAATGGAAGTTCGTTTAAAAAAAGATCTTGTTCTATGTAATTCGTATAATTATTTGTCTTTCCATCATGATAAGAATTATCACAAATgtaattattactactattattactattattattacatgtattattacatatattattattattattattacatatattattattattattattattattattcatattagtAACTTCGGTTGCATTATCCTTATAGACCCCATTAAATGAAgtagaaatattattattactaaatGGACCATTCTGATTATTTTCAAGATTCGCATCTGTCTTGTTTTCTACGTTTGACGCTGTTACATCACAAGGAACAGCATGAtccatatattcattttgtaaCTTTTTAGATAAATCATTCAAGttttcaaatttttttatttcagaattttttttttctatttcacCTTTCAATCTTTCgacttctttttttaatacatcaTTTTGTGATTTGGTATCAATTAATTCTTTGGCAAAGTTTTTgtcaaatttattaattaaattactTAATTCATTTTCAAAAGTTGATAAGGTTAATTTCATTTCTTCGTTTTGTTCTTTTAATTTGgttatatctttttcatatgattgcattttattttt
This Plasmodium falciparum 3D7 genome assembly, chromosome: 11 DNA region includes the following protein-coding sequences:
- a CDS encoding heptatricopeptide repeat-containing protein, putative — translated: MNKIIFFILNRKKYLYKIWGNNFCTNKIVDNIGMKRFYNSTGKEYVLKNKDIHRKKKRNLWLKKINLSELPHKKYGNKLGSVAKKLYMNGLYQNLDRNMERYNKDEYYNDENNVSVETNGLMSSIKSQISSVDNNTIICNNLELIEDNQNAWNIICNELKCHLPFLQPYSITVTLNYLSKINYDEYDIFKFIADNIDERWLKNFNIKDLSLLLLSYSRLYIKYDSFINRISRELIYKISYASVDELSKIAYAYTKMKIYDYEVFLHLCNEIKYKIKNEKDDKVVCEPFFENLKESMEGNNIAVINTVQNEKKNINKNININDNNSNNNKKNKLNNFSCEHKRLDLKSYEDVHVEIGEYGNTQKFNDNNKTNNCKKKKKESYHTDYISKEENGVGIDYNVDDINVKEKENKKHSSLCLFLYCIGKMKHRDNKLLGIIAEYLKLQYLNNIDISNMCYTFSLYNYYYTNDFYKSFCLKSMEIINDIEPLQRVIILTYMLKNPMLDMVHIYVIYLKNIINEMNKNKIYKENLFLNLCINSISCDTFLNFLYELLYSNKKIISKEENQKYMTYIIDNAFIIINLILTYIDFFIKNKNKNISSRDIAKIFNILIKIYNIKNDTLNISKYNNMKPLQDIINCLNVQIDNILNIIINDINKIHIFDLTNIKKNLLNFKYNNNQYDEQVKTILNSLRLLVK